A genome region from Cervus canadensis isolate Bull #8, Minnesota chromosome 10, ASM1932006v1, whole genome shotgun sequence includes the following:
- the GFRA4 gene encoding GDNF family receptor alpha-4 isoform X5 — MASCSVTTLLLLLLLGSRSSVAPNPCVDAADACTADERCHRLRTAYVAQCLGRAAPGGCPRARCRRALRHFFARGPPALTHALLFCPCGGPACAERRRQTFVPSCAFSGPGPAPPSCLRPLDACEHSRICRPRLLAFQASCATTASSRDGCLRDQAPSCLRAYAGLVGTAITPNYVDNASARVEPWCDCRASGNRREECEVFRGLFTRNRCLESAIQTFDGGWPPILRNQLDSHQDPEQSLLQVSTADAPLEGSSLLSMLLVLALQSLF; from the exons ATGGCCAGCTGCTCGGTAACCACACTGCTGTTGCTACTGCTTCTAG GATCGCGGAGCTCTGTAGCACCGAATCCATGCGTGGACGCGGCCGACGCGTGCACCGCCGACGAGCGGTGCCATCGGCTGCGCACCGCGTACGTGGCGCAGTGCTTGGGTCGCGCCGCGCCGGGGGGCTGCCCCCGCGCCCGCTGCCGCCGCGCCCTGCGCCACTTCTTCGCCCGCGGGCCGCCCGCGCTTACCCACGCACTGCTCTTCTGCCCTTGCGGCGGCCCCGCGTGCGCAGAGCGTCGGCGCCAGACCTTCGTGCCCTCCTGCGCTTTCTCAGGGCCTGGCCCAGCGCCACCTTCCTGCCTCAGGCCCTTAGACGCCTGCGAGCACAGCCGGATCTGCAG GCCCCGCCTCCTGGCCTTCCAGGCCTCCTGCGCGACCACAGCCAGCAGCCGTGACGGCTGCCTCCGAGACCAGGCCCCCAGCTGCCTGCGCGCCTACGCAGGCCTCGTGG GCACAGCCATCACGCCCAACTACGTGGACAACGCAAGCGCGCGCGTGGAGCCCTGGTGCGACTGCAGAGCCAGCGGAAATCGGCGTGAGGAGTGCGAAGTCTTCCGGGGGCTCTTTACGAGGAACCGCTGCTTGG AGAGTGCCATACAGACCTTTGACGGTGGGTGGCCCCCAATCCTACGTAACCAACTGGACTCCCACCAGGACCCTGAGCAGAGTCTCCTGCAG GTGTCTACTGCTGATGCACCCCTGGAGGGGAGCTCCCTGCTCTCCATGCTTCTTGTTCTGGCTCTCCAGTCCCTGTTCTGA
- the GFRA4 gene encoding GDNF family receptor alpha-4 isoform X2, translating to MASCSVTTLLLLLLLGSRSSVAPNPCVDAADACTADERCHRLRTAYVAQCLGRAAPGGCPRARCRRALRHFFARGPPALTHALLFCPCGGPACAERRRQTFVPSCAFSGPGPAPPSCLRPLDACEHSRICRPRLLAFQASCATTASSRDGCLRDQAPSCLRAYAGLVGMHRPEGISRGCLRLDGPITLLSGSRQAQPSRPTTWTTQARAWSPGATAEPAEIGVRSAKSSGGSLRGTAAWRVPYRPLTVGGPQSYVTNWTPTRTLSRVSCRSTLCSHLPRCLLLMHPWRGAPCSPCFLFWLSSPCSDLDSRPWTTVPPCLGYWASSVACCPTEKGLACLLSWPTALALLLFADLDTLYHALRHTSEQTCRPNFPLVLQHFMASS from the exons ATGGCCAGCTGCTCGGTAACCACACTGCTGTTGCTACTGCTTCTAG GATCGCGGAGCTCTGTAGCACCGAATCCATGCGTGGACGCGGCCGACGCGTGCACCGCCGACGAGCGGTGCCATCGGCTGCGCACCGCGTACGTGGCGCAGTGCTTGGGTCGCGCCGCGCCGGGGGGCTGCCCCCGCGCCCGCTGCCGCCGCGCCCTGCGCCACTTCTTCGCCCGCGGGCCGCCCGCGCTTACCCACGCACTGCTCTTCTGCCCTTGCGGCGGCCCCGCGTGCGCAGAGCGTCGGCGCCAGACCTTCGTGCCCTCCTGCGCTTTCTCAGGGCCTGGCCCAGCGCCACCTTCCTGCCTCAGGCCCTTAGACGCCTGCGAGCACAGCCGGATCTGCAG GCCCCGCCTCCTGGCCTTCCAGGCCTCCTGCGCGACCACAGCCAGCAGCCGTGACGGCTGCCTCCGAGACCAGGCCCCCAGCTGCCTGCGCGCCTACGCAGGCCTCGTGGGTATGCACCGCCCGGAGGGGATCTCCCGGGGATGCCTCCGCCTGGATGGGCCGATTACCCTGCTTTCGGGGTCTCGCCAGGCACAGCCATCACGCCCAACTACGTGGACAACGCAAGCGCGCGCGTGGAGCCCTGGTGCGACTGCAGAGCCAGCGGAAATCGGCGTGAGGAGTGCGAAGTCTTCCGGGGGCTCTTTACGAGGAACCGCTGCTTGG AGAGTGCCATACAGACCTTTGACGGTGGGTGGCCCCCAATCCTACGTAACCAACTGGACTCCCACCAGGACCCTGAGCAGAGTCTCCTGCAG GTCCACACTCTGCTCCCACCTGCCAAGGTGTCTACTGCTGATGCACCCCTGGAGGGGAGCTCCCTGCTCTCCATGCTTCTTGTTCTGGCTCTCCAGTCCCTGTTCTGACTTGGACAGCAGACCTTGGACAACTGTCCCACCCTGCCTGGGATATTGGGCCTCATCAGTGGCCTGCTGCCCCACTGAAAAGGGACTGGCTTGTCTGTTAAGCTGGCCCACTGCTCTTGCTCTACTGCTCTTTGCAGATCTGGACACTCTTTATCATGCTCTAAGGCATACATCTGAACAGACTTGTAGGCCAAACTTCCCTCTGGTACTGCAGCATTTTATGGCATCCTCCTAG
- the GFRA4 gene encoding GDNF family receptor alpha-4 isoform X4 yields the protein MQEEAPVFHLCSRFEDTQTAPCLQLLGPMEPWPPKSRLGSRSSVAPNPCVDAADACTADERCHRLRTAYVAQCLGRAAPGGCPRARCRRALRHFFARGPPALTHALLFCPCGGPACAERRRQTFVPSCAFSGPGPAPPSCLRPLDACEHSRICRPRLLAFQASCATTASSRDGCLRDQAPSCLRAYAGLVGTAITPNYVDNASARVEPWCDCRASGNRREECEVFRGLFTRNRCLESAIQTFDGGWPPILRNQLDSHQDPEQSLLQVSTADAPLEGSSLLSMLLVLALQSLF from the exons ATGCAGGAAGAAGCACCAGTGTTCCACCTGTGCTCGAGGTTTGAGGACACACAAACAGCACCCTGCCTCCAGCTTTTGGGTCCCATGGAGCCATGGCCTCCCAAATCTCGCCTTG GATCGCGGAGCTCTGTAGCACCGAATCCATGCGTGGACGCGGCCGACGCGTGCACCGCCGACGAGCGGTGCCATCGGCTGCGCACCGCGTACGTGGCGCAGTGCTTGGGTCGCGCCGCGCCGGGGGGCTGCCCCCGCGCCCGCTGCCGCCGCGCCCTGCGCCACTTCTTCGCCCGCGGGCCGCCCGCGCTTACCCACGCACTGCTCTTCTGCCCTTGCGGCGGCCCCGCGTGCGCAGAGCGTCGGCGCCAGACCTTCGTGCCCTCCTGCGCTTTCTCAGGGCCTGGCCCAGCGCCACCTTCCTGCCTCAGGCCCTTAGACGCCTGCGAGCACAGCCGGATCTGCAG GCCCCGCCTCCTGGCCTTCCAGGCCTCCTGCGCGACCACAGCCAGCAGCCGTGACGGCTGCCTCCGAGACCAGGCCCCCAGCTGCCTGCGCGCCTACGCAGGCCTCGTGG GCACAGCCATCACGCCCAACTACGTGGACAACGCAAGCGCGCGCGTGGAGCCCTGGTGCGACTGCAGAGCCAGCGGAAATCGGCGTGAGGAGTGCGAAGTCTTCCGGGGGCTCTTTACGAGGAACCGCTGCTTGG AGAGTGCCATACAGACCTTTGACGGTGGGTGGCCCCCAATCCTACGTAACCAACTGGACTCCCACCAGGACCCTGAGCAGAGTCTCCTGCAG GTGTCTACTGCTGATGCACCCCTGGAGGGGAGCTCCCTGCTCTCCATGCTTCTTGTTCTGGCTCTCCAGTCCCTGTTCTGA
- the GFRA4 gene encoding GDNF family receptor alpha-4 isoform X3, translating into MQEEAPVFHLCSRFEDTQTAPCLQLLGPMEPWPPKSRLGSRSSVAPNPCVDAADACTADERCHRLRTAYVAQCLGRAAPGGCPRARCRRALRHFFARGPPALTHALLFCPCGGPACAERRRQTFVPSCAFSGPGPAPPSCLRPLDACEHSRICRPRLLAFQASCATTASSRDGCLRDQAPSCLRAYAGLVGTAITPNYVDNASARVEPWCDCRASGNRREECEVFRGLFTRNRCLESAIQTFDGGWPPILRNQLDSHQDPEQSLLQVHTLLPPAKVSTADAPLEGSSLLSMLLVLALQSLF; encoded by the exons ATGCAGGAAGAAGCACCAGTGTTCCACCTGTGCTCGAGGTTTGAGGACACACAAACAGCACCCTGCCTCCAGCTTTTGGGTCCCATGGAGCCATGGCCTCCCAAATCTCGCCTTG GATCGCGGAGCTCTGTAGCACCGAATCCATGCGTGGACGCGGCCGACGCGTGCACCGCCGACGAGCGGTGCCATCGGCTGCGCACCGCGTACGTGGCGCAGTGCTTGGGTCGCGCCGCGCCGGGGGGCTGCCCCCGCGCCCGCTGCCGCCGCGCCCTGCGCCACTTCTTCGCCCGCGGGCCGCCCGCGCTTACCCACGCACTGCTCTTCTGCCCTTGCGGCGGCCCCGCGTGCGCAGAGCGTCGGCGCCAGACCTTCGTGCCCTCCTGCGCTTTCTCAGGGCCTGGCCCAGCGCCACCTTCCTGCCTCAGGCCCTTAGACGCCTGCGAGCACAGCCGGATCTGCAG GCCCCGCCTCCTGGCCTTCCAGGCCTCCTGCGCGACCACAGCCAGCAGCCGTGACGGCTGCCTCCGAGACCAGGCCCCCAGCTGCCTGCGCGCCTACGCAGGCCTCGTGG GCACAGCCATCACGCCCAACTACGTGGACAACGCAAGCGCGCGCGTGGAGCCCTGGTGCGACTGCAGAGCCAGCGGAAATCGGCGTGAGGAGTGCGAAGTCTTCCGGGGGCTCTTTACGAGGAACCGCTGCTTGG AGAGTGCCATACAGACCTTTGACGGTGGGTGGCCCCCAATCCTACGTAACCAACTGGACTCCCACCAGGACCCTGAGCAGAGTCTCCTGCAG GTCCACACTCTGCTCCCACCTGCCAAGGTGTCTACTGCTGATGCACCCCTGGAGGGGAGCTCCCTGCTCTCCATGCTTCTTGTTCTGGCTCTCCAGTCCCTGTTCTGA
- the GFRA4 gene encoding GDNF family receptor alpha-4 isoform X1 → MQEEAPVFHLCSRFEDTQTAPCLQLLGPMEPWPPKSRLGSRSSVAPNPCVDAADACTADERCHRLRTAYVAQCLGRAAPGGCPRARCRRALRHFFARGPPALTHALLFCPCGGPACAERRRQTFVPSCAFSGPGPAPPSCLRPLDACEHSRICRPRLLAFQASCATTASSRDGCLRDQAPSCLRAYAGLVGMHRPEGISRGCLRLDGPITLLSGSRQAQPSRPTTWTTQARAWSPGATAEPAEIGVRSAKSSGGSLRGTAAWRVPYRPLTVGGPQSYVTNWTPTRTLSRVSCRSTLCSHLPRCLLLMHPWRGAPCSPCFLFWLSSPCSDLDSRPWTTVPPCLGYWASSVACCPTEKGLACLLSWPTALALLLFADLDTLYHALRHTSEQTCRPNFPLVLQHFMASS, encoded by the exons ATGCAGGAAGAAGCACCAGTGTTCCACCTGTGCTCGAGGTTTGAGGACACACAAACAGCACCCTGCCTCCAGCTTTTGGGTCCCATGGAGCCATGGCCTCCCAAATCTCGCCTTG GATCGCGGAGCTCTGTAGCACCGAATCCATGCGTGGACGCGGCCGACGCGTGCACCGCCGACGAGCGGTGCCATCGGCTGCGCACCGCGTACGTGGCGCAGTGCTTGGGTCGCGCCGCGCCGGGGGGCTGCCCCCGCGCCCGCTGCCGCCGCGCCCTGCGCCACTTCTTCGCCCGCGGGCCGCCCGCGCTTACCCACGCACTGCTCTTCTGCCCTTGCGGCGGCCCCGCGTGCGCAGAGCGTCGGCGCCAGACCTTCGTGCCCTCCTGCGCTTTCTCAGGGCCTGGCCCAGCGCCACCTTCCTGCCTCAGGCCCTTAGACGCCTGCGAGCACAGCCGGATCTGCAG GCCCCGCCTCCTGGCCTTCCAGGCCTCCTGCGCGACCACAGCCAGCAGCCGTGACGGCTGCCTCCGAGACCAGGCCCCCAGCTGCCTGCGCGCCTACGCAGGCCTCGTGGGTATGCACCGCCCGGAGGGGATCTCCCGGGGATGCCTCCGCCTGGATGGGCCGATTACCCTGCTTTCGGGGTCTCGCCAGGCACAGCCATCACGCCCAACTACGTGGACAACGCAAGCGCGCGCGTGGAGCCCTGGTGCGACTGCAGAGCCAGCGGAAATCGGCGTGAGGAGTGCGAAGTCTTCCGGGGGCTCTTTACGAGGAACCGCTGCTTGG AGAGTGCCATACAGACCTTTGACGGTGGGTGGCCCCCAATCCTACGTAACCAACTGGACTCCCACCAGGACCCTGAGCAGAGTCTCCTGCAG GTCCACACTCTGCTCCCACCTGCCAAGGTGTCTACTGCTGATGCACCCCTGGAGGGGAGCTCCCTGCTCTCCATGCTTCTTGTTCTGGCTCTCCAGTCCCTGTTCTGACTTGGACAGCAGACCTTGGACAACTGTCCCACCCTGCCTGGGATATTGGGCCTCATCAGTGGCCTGCTGCCCCACTGAAAAGGGACTGGCTTGTCTGTTAAGCTGGCCCACTGCTCTTGCTCTACTGCTCTTTGCAGATCTGGACACTCTTTATCATGCTCTAAGGCATACATCTGAACAGACTTGTAGGCCAAACTTCCCTCTGGTACTGCAGCATTTTATGGCATCCTCCTAG